A stretch of Halomonas elongata DSM 2581 DNA encodes these proteins:
- a CDS encoding GlxA family transcriptional regulator, whose amino-acid sequence MAKSARFDSPLISKNRAFIEVETGEAPIVDSRRIAFVLFEHFSLMAFTGAMDALVTANLVKAPVEYEVTVVSIDGRRAMSDLGIEVAVDDSLEDLQEETLDYLILCGGYRLEMHATPELRVKLRAADYAGCMLGGLWNGAYFIAEAGLLDGYECAFHPDGRAMMLEEFPAVTISSQNHVLDRDRVSCAGANSSLDMMLSIISRDCDIACISAIEEVLSCDKAAEAIDTSVISIDRDLSLPQSLRNALELMHHNIDEPLSIGELATCVDVSRRQLERLFGRCLETTPARYYLELRLTRARQLLQQTNKDLADIAVAAGFVSISHFRRCFSQLFGVSPGRFRKASRQAR is encoded by the coding sequence ATGGCGAAAAGCGCCCGATTCGACAGTCCCCTGATCAGCAAGAACCGGGCCTTCATCGAGGTGGAGACCGGCGAGGCTCCGATCGTCGACAGCCGGCGAATTGCCTTTGTCCTGTTCGAGCATTTCTCCTTGATGGCCTTCACCGGGGCGATGGATGCCCTGGTGACGGCCAATCTGGTCAAGGCACCGGTGGAGTACGAGGTTACGGTCGTGAGCATCGATGGTCGCCGGGCCATGAGCGACCTGGGCATCGAAGTCGCCGTCGACGATTCCCTGGAGGATCTCCAGGAAGAGACGCTCGATTACCTCATACTGTGCGGTGGCTATCGCCTCGAGATGCATGCAACTCCCGAGCTCAGGGTTAAACTTCGTGCCGCGGACTACGCGGGGTGCATGCTGGGAGGGCTTTGGAACGGCGCGTATTTCATTGCCGAGGCTGGCCTGCTGGATGGATACGAATGCGCCTTCCATCCCGACGGGCGCGCCATGATGCTGGAAGAGTTCCCGGCGGTGACAATCTCCTCGCAGAACCATGTCCTGGATCGTGACCGGGTGAGTTGCGCCGGCGCCAACAGCTCTCTGGACATGATGCTGTCGATCATTAGCCGGGACTGCGATATAGCCTGTATCAGTGCCATCGAGGAGGTGCTGAGCTGTGACAAGGCCGCGGAGGCGATCGATACCTCCGTGATCAGCATCGACCGGGACCTGTCGTTGCCGCAGTCGCTCAGGAATGCGCTGGAGCTGATGCACCACAATATCGACGAGCCATTGTCGATCGGTGAACTGGCGACCTGTGTCGATGTCTCGAGGCGCCAACTGGAACGCCTGTTCGGCCGCTGCCTGGAGACGACACCGGCGCGCTACTATCTGGAACTGCGCCTGACCCGGGCGCGACAACTATTGCAGCAGACCAACAAGGATCTCGCCGATATCGCCGTGGCGGCGGGGTTCGTCAGTATTTCCCACTTTCGCCGTTGCTTCAGTCAACTGTTCGGCGTTTCGCCCGGGCGCTTCCGCAAAGCGTCGCGCCAGGCCCGGTGA
- a CDS encoding ABC transporter substrate-binding protein, protein MKLNKLLSIGVLGAGMIAGVANAEVRDIRIGVDVPYEPMEYRTADGELTGFDIELGNAMCEEIGIECEWVVQGWDGIIPGLMARKYDAIMSSMTINDKRREQVLFSDPYFTPPSAWFAPADSEIETPDAETLEDMSIGVQRGTLQDNYVTDMYGDVADVNRYATADDMVLDMDSGRLDIVFLDFPVGKSTLLDSEAGDYKTVGEQITEPKQYFGDGFGIAFRKRDEELAAAFNEALATLKENGTYAEIESKYFSE, encoded by the coding sequence ATGAAACTCAACAAGCTCCTGAGCATCGGCGTGCTGGGCGCCGGCATGATCGCCGGTGTCGCCAACGCCGAGGTCCGCGACATCCGCATCGGTGTCGACGTGCCCTACGAGCCCATGGAATATCGCACGGCCGATGGCGAACTGACCGGCTTCGACATCGAGCTCGGCAACGCCATGTGCGAAGAGATCGGCATCGAGTGCGAGTGGGTCGTTCAGGGATGGGACGGCATCATCCCCGGCCTGATGGCCCGCAAGTACGACGCCATCATGTCGTCAATGACCATCAACGACAAACGCCGTGAGCAGGTGCTGTTCTCCGATCCCTACTTCACTCCGCCCTCCGCCTGGTTCGCACCGGCGGACAGCGAAATCGAAACGCCCGACGCCGAAACGCTCGAGGACATGTCCATCGGCGTGCAGCGCGGTACGCTGCAGGACAACTATGTCACCGACATGTACGGCGACGTGGCCGACGTGAACCGTTACGCCACCGCCGACGACATGGTCCTGGACATGGATTCCGGCCGCCTGGACATCGTCTTCCTCGACTTCCCGGTGGGCAAGTCCACCCTGCTCGACAGCGAGGCGGGTGACTACAAGACCGTGGGCGAGCAGATCACCGAGCCCAAGCAATACTTCGGCGACGGCTTCGGTATCGCCTTCCGCAAGCGCGACGAGGAACTGGCCGCGGCCTTCAACGAGGCACTCGCCACTCTGAAGGAAAACGGCACCTACGCCGAAATCGAGTCCAAGTACTTCAGCGAGTAA
- a CDS encoding ABC transporter permease: MESLMNWLQAQLADNSIFTLQTLSYYGEGLVTTVQLVFLSLIIGLVLAVPLAIGRGSKHAWIRLPIFFYCYVFRGTPLLVQLYLIYYGVVFVEGIQDTWLWVILEKPFVPALIAFTLNTGAYTTEIFRGAIKSTPKGEIEAARAYGMSRALMLRRIVLPSAFRRALPAYGNEVIFMLHASAIASVVTIMDLTGAARFVYARFYAPFDAFLFVAAIYLCLTFTIIYFFRHLEKRLLAHLKPASG; encoded by the coding sequence ATGGAAAGCCTGATGAACTGGCTGCAGGCCCAACTGGCCGACAACAGCATCTTCACCCTGCAGACCCTCTCCTACTATGGCGAAGGCCTGGTGACCACCGTCCAACTGGTCTTCCTCTCGCTGATCATCGGCCTGGTGCTGGCCGTGCCACTGGCCATCGGCCGCGGTTCCAAGCATGCCTGGATTCGCCTGCCGATCTTCTTCTATTGCTATGTGTTCCGGGGCACGCCGCTGCTGGTCCAGCTCTACCTGATCTACTACGGCGTGGTCTTCGTCGAGGGCATCCAGGACACCTGGCTGTGGGTCATCCTCGAGAAGCCCTTCGTGCCGGCATTGATCGCCTTCACGCTGAATACCGGCGCCTACACCACCGAGATATTCCGCGGCGCCATCAAGTCGACGCCCAAGGGCGAGATCGAAGCCGCCCGCGCCTACGGCATGTCCCGCGCCCTGATGCTGCGACGCATCGTATTGCCCAGCGCCTTCCGCCGCGCCCTGCCGGCCTATGGCAACGAGGTGATCTTCATGCTCCATGCCAGCGCCATCGCCAGTGTGGTGACCATCATGGACCTGACCGGGGCGGCCCGTTTCGTCTATGCGCGCTTCTACGCGCCCTTCGACGCCTTCCTGTTCGTCGCGGCCATCTACCTCTGCCTGACGTTCACGATCATCTACTTCTTCCGCCACCTGGAGAAGCGGCTACTCGCCCATCTCAAGCCGGCCAGCGGCTGA
- a CDS encoding ABC transporter permease has translation MIDLHGYGPRLAEGALVTVELAVLSLILAVVLGLITASAKMSRNWLLHRLGTLYTTLIRGVPDLVLMMLLFFGGQIGVNMFTDWLYARFDIDIFININEFVAGVVTIGLIFGAYMGETFRGAFLAVDNGQIEAGRAYGMSHWLVFRRIRFPQMMRHALPGLSNNWMVLLKTTALVSVIGLSDMVRVAAEASKATREPFTFMIIVAIVYLLIASVSEWGFARLQKRYDIGYGEAD, from the coding sequence ATGATCGACCTGCACGGCTACGGCCCGCGCCTCGCGGAAGGCGCCCTGGTCACCGTCGAACTGGCGGTTCTGTCGCTGATACTCGCCGTCGTACTCGGCTTGATCACCGCCAGCGCCAAGATGTCGCGCAACTGGCTGCTGCATCGCCTCGGCACCCTCTACACCACCCTGATCCGCGGGGTGCCCGACCTGGTGTTGATGATGCTGCTGTTCTTCGGCGGCCAGATCGGCGTCAACATGTTCACCGACTGGCTCTACGCCCGGTTCGACATCGACATCTTCATCAACATCAACGAATTCGTCGCCGGCGTGGTGACCATCGGCCTGATCTTCGGGGCCTACATGGGCGAAACGTTTCGCGGCGCCTTCCTTGCCGTGGACAACGGCCAGATCGAAGCCGGGCGCGCCTATGGCATGTCCCACTGGCTGGTGTTCCGCCGCATCCGCTTCCCGCAGATGATGCGTCACGCCCTGCCGGGGCTCTCGAACAACTGGATGGTACTGCTCAAGACCACCGCGCTGGTCTCGGTGATCGGCCTCTCCGACATGGTCCGGGTAGCCGCCGAGGCCTCCAAGGCCACCCGCGAGCCCTTCACCTTCATGATCATCGTCGCCATCGTCTATCTGCTGATCGCCAGCGTCTCCGAATGGGGCTTCGCGCGACTGCAGAAGCGCTATGACATCGGCTACGGGGAGGCGGACTGA
- a CDS encoding ABC transporter ATP-binding protein: MADTPIPLEVRNITKRFGDTEVLKGLSLQAHKGDVITLIGASGSGKSTFLRCMNLLEQPNEGELIVHGESIRFKETRHGREPADWKQVVDMRAKLSMVFQSFNLWAHMTLLENVIEAPVHVLGKSKREAIEHARQLLERVGLADRADYYPAQLSGGQQQRGAIARALAMDPEVMLFDEPTSALDPELVGDVLKVMRDLAEEGRTMIVVTHEMAFARDVSTQVIYLHQGQVEEAGPPDQVLGNPTSERLKQFLAPKH; encoded by the coding sequence ATGGCCGATACCCCGATCCCGCTGGAAGTGCGCAACATCACCAAGCGCTTCGGCGATACAGAAGTCCTCAAGGGCCTGTCCCTGCAGGCCCACAAGGGTGACGTCATCACCCTCATCGGAGCCTCCGGCTCCGGCAAGAGCACCTTCCTGCGCTGCATGAATCTGCTGGAACAGCCCAACGAGGGCGAGTTGATCGTTCACGGCGAGTCCATCCGCTTCAAGGAAACGCGCCACGGCCGCGAGCCGGCCGACTGGAAGCAGGTCGTCGACATGCGCGCCAAGCTTTCCATGGTGTTCCAGAGCTTCAATCTGTGGGCCCACATGACGCTGCTCGAGAACGTCATCGAGGCGCCGGTCCATGTGCTCGGCAAGTCGAAGCGCGAGGCGATCGAACACGCCCGGCAACTGCTCGAGCGTGTCGGCCTCGCAGACCGCGCCGACTACTATCCGGCACAGCTCTCCGGCGGCCAGCAACAGCGCGGCGCCATCGCCAGGGCACTGGCCATGGATCCGGAAGTGATGCTGTTCGACGAGCCCACCTCGGCGCTGGACCCGGAACTGGTCGGCGACGTGCTCAAGGTCATGCGAGATCTCGCCGAGGAAGGCCGCACCATGATCGTGGTGACCCACGAGATGGCCTTCGCCCGCGACGTCTCCACCCAGGTGATCTACCTGCACCAGGGGCAGGTAGAGGAAGCCGGACCGCCCGATCAGGTCCTCGGCAACCCGACCTCCGAGCGGCTCAAGCAGTTCCTGGCGCCCAAGCACTGA